From the Planifilum fulgidum genome, one window contains:
- a CDS encoding dicarboxylate/amino acid:cation symporter, which translates to MAFLRAYRFPLILLAAIALGSVIGFVLGPKSAVLKPLGDIFLNLMFVIVVPLVFVTISSSIANMSSLKRLGKIVGWMLLIFVVTGVVSSLLMLGAVKMFNPAEGVNIALEEPEEQAEITLGEQLVQTVTAPDFRDLLSKERMLALILMAALFGIAVSQAGEKGEMVARGLSALSEVLIKLVGIILWYAPIGLGAYFAALVGEFGPQLVGSYARAVAVYYPVALLYFIVFFTLYAFLAGGGKGVRRFWSVIPSPAVTALATGSSVATIPANLTAAAKLGIKKDVRDVVIPLGATIHMDGSCISAILKISFLFGLFNIPFEGIDTYLTAILIAVLSGVVMSGVTGGGFIGEMLIVTMYGFPVEALPILAVIGTLVDPPATMVNASGDTVASMLISRFTEGKEWMKNALKENA; encoded by the coding sequence ATGGCTTTCCTGCGTGCTTATCGATTTCCCCTCATCCTGCTGGCCGCCATCGCTCTGGGCAGCGTGATCGGCTTCGTCCTGGGGCCCAAATCGGCGGTGCTGAAACCCCTGGGGGATATTTTTCTGAACCTCATGTTCGTGATCGTGGTGCCTCTGGTGTTCGTCACCATCAGCAGTTCGATCGCCAACATGTCCAGCCTGAAGCGGCTGGGCAAAATCGTGGGCTGGATGCTCCTCATTTTTGTTGTCACCGGCGTCGTCTCTTCCCTGTTGATGCTGGGAGCCGTGAAAATGTTCAACCCGGCGGAGGGAGTGAACATCGCGCTGGAGGAGCCGGAAGAGCAGGCGGAGATCACCCTGGGCGAACAGCTGGTCCAGACGGTGACGGCTCCCGACTTCCGGGATCTCTTGTCCAAGGAACGAATGCTGGCGCTGATCCTGATGGCCGCCCTCTTCGGGATCGCAGTCAGTCAGGCGGGAGAAAAGGGGGAGATGGTGGCCCGGGGCTTGTCTGCCCTGTCCGAGGTGTTGATCAAGCTGGTGGGGATCATTCTGTGGTACGCCCCCATCGGCCTGGGCGCCTATTTCGCCGCGCTGGTGGGGGAATTCGGCCCGCAGCTGGTCGGTTCCTACGCCCGGGCGGTCGCCGTCTACTATCCGGTGGCCCTCTTGTATTTCATCGTTTTCTTCACCCTTTACGCCTTCCTGGCCGGAGGAGGAAAGGGCGTCCGCCGCTTCTGGAGCGTAATCCCCTCTCCGGCGGTGACGGCGCTGGCCACCGGCAGCAGCGTGGCCACCATCCCCGCCAACCTGACCGCCGCGGCCAAGCTGGGCATCAAAAAGGATGTAAGGGACGTGGTGATTCCGCTGGGTGCCACCATCCACATGGACGGCTCCTGCATCAGCGCCATCCTGAAAATCTCTTTTCTGTTCGGCCTGTTCAACATCCCCTTTGAGGGGATCGACACCTATTTAACCGCCATCCTGATCGCCGTCCTCAGCGGGGTCGTGATGTCCGGGGTGACCGGCGGCGGCTTCATCGGCGAAATGCTGATCGTCACCATGTACGGGTTCCCGGTCGAGGCCCTGCCCATCCTGGCCGTCATCGGAACCCTGGTCGATCCGCCGGCCACCATGGTCAACGCCTCCGGCGACACCGTGGCCAGCATGCTCATCTCCCGCTTCACCGAAGGAAAGGAATGGATGAAAAACGCCCTGAAGGAAAATGCGTAA
- a CDS encoding ABC transporter ATP-binding protein, whose translation MDPLIRARGLVKRYGGRTVVKGIDLDIHPNEVVALIGPNGAGKTTTLEMILGLRPPDGGSVAYWCEDPRKHLGVQLQATPFFPALTAAENLQLIAAFYGMRLQPGEMRDILQRCGLAEAERTEASRLSGGQQKRLAIAIALVHRPQVLFLDEPTAALDPRARKEIRDLIRRLSRSGTTIVFTSHDMEEVEKLADRVILIHRGEIRAEGSPESLPRQYGVGNLEELYLELTV comes from the coding sequence ATGGACCCCTTGATCCGGGCCCGCGGATTGGTGAAACGGTACGGCGGACGGACGGTGGTGAAGGGGATCGATCTCGACATTCACCCCAATGAGGTGGTGGCGCTCATCGGTCCCAACGGAGCGGGGAAGACCACGACCTTGGAGATGATCCTGGGACTGCGCCCTCCCGACGGGGGAAGCGTTGCCTATTGGTGTGAAGATCCCCGGAAACACCTGGGGGTCCAGCTGCAGGCCACGCCCTTCTTTCCGGCATTGACGGCCGCGGAGAATCTGCAGCTGATTGCGGCCTTTTACGGGATGCGGCTTCAGCCCGGAGAAATGAGGGACATACTGCAGCGGTGCGGGCTTGCGGAGGCGGAGCGCACCGAAGCGTCCCGTCTGTCCGGCGGACAACAGAAGCGGCTTGCCATCGCCATCGCCCTCGTTCACCGGCCGCAGGTCCTTTTCCTGGACGAACCGACGGCGGCGCTGGATCCCCGCGCGCGAAAGGAGATTCGCGACCTGATCCGCCGCTTGTCCCGATCCGGCACGACGATTGTTTTCACTTCCCATGACATGGAGGAGGTGGAAAAGCTGGCCGACCGGGTGATTCTGATCCACCGGGGAGAGATTCGGGCGGAGGGATCGCCGGAATCCCTGCCGCGACAGTACGGGGTCGGGAATTTGGAGGAGCTGTACCTCGAATTGACTGTTTAG
- a CDS encoding AIM24 family protein, translating to MYSNDRLFAVVDLMEGIEGSRFEILEYKEVKKSGTPLRQIRIVLNEGEARSAEGALQFFKGNLAVKTKPGEGGTASEILRKAMTGILANESLVKQPLMLPVYSGEGEIYLKPSYHHYQLLWLEREEIVVDEDVFVACDTTVGVSPVRIKLPASDEKEEKELLQVKLSGTGACVLRLPVSPQEIMCLPMAGEKMQLEGAYAFLRRGAVQLSVTGKEKDSLTYHFSGTGEVWVAPTKDVR from the coding sequence GTGTATTCCAACGACCGGTTGTTCGCTGTCGTCGATCTCATGGAGGGAATCGAGGGAAGCCGATTTGAGATCCTCGAGTACAAGGAAGTGAAGAAAAGCGGGACCCCTTTGCGTCAAATTCGGATTGTTCTGAATGAAGGGGAGGCCCGGTCTGCGGAGGGGGCGCTCCAGTTTTTCAAGGGAAACCTCGCCGTGAAGACCAAACCGGGGGAAGGAGGGACCGCCTCCGAAATCCTGCGGAAGGCGATGACCGGAATCTTGGCGAATGAATCGCTGGTGAAGCAGCCCCTCATGCTTCCCGTCTACAGCGGGGAGGGCGAAATCTATCTGAAACCGTCCTATCATCACTATCAGCTTCTCTGGTTGGAGCGGGAGGAGATTGTCGTCGACGAAGACGTGTTTGTCGCCTGTGACACGACGGTCGGCGTCAGCCCCGTCCGGATCAAGCTTCCCGCTTCGGACGAAAAAGAGGAGAAAGAACTCCTGCAGGTGAAACTGTCCGGCACCGGCGCCTGTGTGCTCCGGTTGCCCGTTTCTCCGCAGGAGATCATGTGCCTGCCCATGGCCGGGGAAAAAATGCAGCTGGAAGGCGCCTATGCCTTTCTGCGGCGGGGGGCCGTCCAGCTCAGTGTGACCGGCAAGGAAAAGGATTCCCTCACTTATCACTTTTCCGGTACCGGCGAGGTGTGGGTCGCCCCCACCAAGGACGTTCGGTGA
- the metH gene encoding methionine synthase: MEKHPLVRRMEEKILILDGAMGTMLQQAGLSAGDFGGEALEGCNEALNLTRPDLIRRIHEAYLEAGADLIETNTFGATRIVLEEYGLGERAEEINRRAARLAVDAARRWSTPEQPRFVLGAMGPTTKTLSLTGGVTFEQLVDAYREQARGLLLGGVDALLLETAQDTLNVKAGGIGIRRAFEELGKEVPLLISGTIEPMGTMLAGQNIEAFYLSVEHLRPVAVGLNCATGPEFMRDHLRTLSGLARCAVSCYPNAGLPDEEGRYHETPSSLAAKMAAFADAGWLNIAGGCCGTTPGHIRALAEALRGKRPRRPVSSHPPGVSGVEAVFLEEKSRPLLVGERTNVIGSRQFRELIAAGRYEEAAEIARRQVKGGAQIIDVCLADPDRDELEDMERFLEHAVKRVKVPLMIDSTDPAVVERALTHSQGKAIINSINLEEGEERFAAVVPLLRRYGAAVVVGTIDEGGMAVDRERKLAVARRSYELLTEKYKVAPEDIIFDPLVFPVGTGDEAYIGSARETVEAIRLIKEAFPRSATILGISNVSFGLPPAGREVLNAVFLYHATKAGLDYAIVNTERLKRYASIPPEEVRLAERLLFGTTRENYEAVLGEFTQFYRRKKEEKAEPAHRLPLEERLARYVVEGSKDGLFDDLKEALGRYDPLEIINGPLMKGMDEVGRLFNDNQLIVAEVLQSAEVMKAAVSFLEPHMEKADTHSRGKILLATVKGDVHDIGKNLVDIILSNNGYEVVNLGIKVAPEQLIEACRREKPDAIGLSGLLVKSAQQMVVTAQDLKAAGIEVPILVGGAALTRKFTETKIAPEYSGIVLYAKDAMEGLELANRLMDGEERLKLAGELGRRRERASGRTGGGSGGPTAFGAEGRSSVRRDVPVFEPPDFERHILREVSIDHLRPYLNEQMLLGKHLGLRGDVEKLLAKGDRKALRLKEEVDAFLSEAQEKGWIRPRGMYRFFPAQGEGNDILIYDPREPARVLERFSFPRQKKEPYLCLADFLRPVGSGEMDAVGFLVVTAGAGIRERAERWKERGDYFRSHLLQAAALELAEAFAERLHQIMRERWGFPDPPEMTMKQRFAARYQGIRVSFGYPACPDLEDQVKLFRLMEPEAIGVRLTEGYMMEPEASVSAMVFSHPEARYFSVL; the protein is encoded by the coding sequence ATGGAGAAGCACCCCTTGGTTCGACGCATGGAGGAGAAAATCCTGATCCTGGACGGCGCGATGGGCACGATGCTCCAGCAGGCGGGACTTTCCGCCGGCGATTTCGGCGGGGAGGCGCTGGAGGGATGCAACGAGGCGCTCAATTTGACCCGGCCGGACCTGATCCGAAGGATTCACGAGGCTTACCTGGAGGCCGGGGCGGATCTGATCGAAACCAACACCTTCGGGGCGACGCGGATTGTGCTGGAGGAGTACGGACTCGGGGAGCGGGCGGAGGAGATCAACCGGAGGGCGGCCCGGCTGGCGGTGGATGCCGCCCGCCGGTGGTCGACGCCGGAGCAGCCCCGCTTCGTCCTGGGCGCGATGGGGCCGACGACCAAGACCCTTTCCCTGACCGGCGGCGTCACCTTTGAACAGCTGGTCGACGCTTACCGGGAGCAGGCCCGGGGATTGCTTCTGGGAGGCGTGGACGCGCTGCTTTTGGAGACGGCCCAGGACACCCTCAACGTGAAGGCGGGGGGCATCGGGATTCGCCGGGCCTTCGAGGAATTGGGGAAGGAGGTGCCCCTCCTCATTTCCGGGACGATCGAACCGATGGGAACGATGCTGGCCGGTCAAAACATCGAAGCCTTTTATCTGTCGGTGGAGCACTTGCGGCCGGTGGCCGTCGGCCTCAATTGCGCCACCGGTCCGGAGTTCATGCGGGATCATCTCCGGACCCTGTCCGGGCTGGCCCGGTGCGCGGTCAGTTGTTACCCCAACGCGGGTTTGCCGGACGAAGAGGGGCGGTATCACGAGACGCCTTCGTCGCTGGCGGCGAAGATGGCCGCTTTCGCCGATGCCGGTTGGCTCAACATCGCCGGGGGCTGCTGCGGGACGACGCCGGGGCACATCCGCGCCCTGGCGGAGGCCCTGCGGGGGAAGAGGCCCAGGCGGCCGGTTTCATCCCATCCGCCGGGGGTTTCGGGGGTGGAGGCGGTCTTCCTGGAGGAGAAGAGCCGCCCCCTCCTCGTCGGCGAACGGACCAACGTGATCGGATCGCGCCAATTTCGGGAGCTGATCGCCGCCGGCCGGTATGAGGAGGCGGCGGAGATCGCCCGCCGGCAGGTGAAGGGCGGCGCCCAGATCATCGACGTCTGCCTGGCCGATCCGGACCGGGACGAGCTGGAAGACATGGAACGGTTTCTCGAACATGCGGTGAAAAGGGTGAAAGTCCCCCTGATGATCGATTCCACGGATCCGGCGGTGGTGGAACGGGCCCTCACCCATTCCCAGGGGAAGGCGATCATCAATTCGATCAATTTGGAAGAGGGGGAAGAGCGCTTCGCCGCGGTGGTTCCCCTCCTGCGCCGGTATGGGGCGGCGGTGGTCGTCGGGACGATCGACGAAGGGGGGATGGCCGTCGATCGGGAGCGGAAACTGGCGGTGGCCCGCCGTTCTTACGAATTGTTGACGGAGAAATACAAGGTGGCGCCCGAGGACATCATCTTCGATCCTTTGGTGTTTCCGGTGGGAACCGGTGACGAAGCCTACATCGGCTCCGCCCGGGAGACGGTGGAGGCCATCCGGCTGATCAAAGAAGCTTTTCCCCGCTCCGCCACCATCCTGGGCATTTCCAACGTTTCCTTCGGCTTGCCTCCCGCGGGCCGGGAGGTGCTGAACGCCGTCTTTCTCTACCACGCCACGAAGGCGGGGTTGGATTATGCCATCGTCAATACGGAGAGGCTGAAGCGCTACGCGTCGATCCCCCCGGAGGAAGTGCGGCTCGCCGAGAGGCTCCTTTTCGGGACAACCCGGGAAAACTACGAGGCGGTATTAGGCGAATTCACCCAATTCTACCGGCGGAAGAAAGAGGAGAAGGCGGAGCCGGCGCACCGCCTTCCCCTGGAGGAGCGGTTGGCCCGGTATGTGGTGGAGGGTTCCAAGGACGGGCTGTTCGATGATCTGAAGGAGGCGCTGGGCCGGTACGATCCCCTGGAGATCATCAACGGGCCGTTGATGAAGGGGATGGACGAGGTGGGCCGCCTCTTCAACGACAACCAATTGATCGTCGCCGAGGTGCTGCAGAGCGCCGAGGTGATGAAGGCGGCCGTATCCTTCCTGGAACCCCACATGGAAAAGGCGGACACCCATTCGAGGGGAAAGATTCTCCTGGCCACGGTGAAGGGGGATGTCCACGACATCGGAAAAAATCTCGTGGACATCATCTTGTCCAACAACGGTTACGAGGTGGTCAATCTCGGGATCAAGGTGGCTCCGGAGCAGTTGATCGAGGCCTGCCGCCGGGAGAAACCGGACGCCATCGGCCTCTCCGGACTCCTGGTCAAGTCGGCCCAGCAGATGGTGGTGACGGCCCAGGATCTGAAGGCGGCGGGCATCGAGGTTCCCATCCTGGTTGGCGGGGCCGCCCTCACCCGCAAGTTCACGGAGACGAAAATCGCCCCGGAATATTCCGGGATCGTCCTCTACGCCAAGGACGCGATGGAGGGCTTGGAGCTTGCCAACCGGTTGATGGACGGCGAGGAGCGGCTAAAGCTGGCGGGCGAGCTCGGGAGGAGGCGGGAGCGCGCCTCGGGGCGCACCGGCGGAGGAAGCGGCGGCCCGACCGCTTTCGGGGCGGAGGGACGCTCTTCCGTCCGGCGGGACGTCCCGGTGTTCGAACCGCCGGATTTTGAGCGGCACATCCTGCGGGAGGTTTCCATCGATCATCTTCGCCCCTATCTGAACGAACAGATGCTTCTGGGCAAGCACCTGGGCCTCCGGGGCGACGTGGAAAAGCTCCTTGCCAAGGGAGACCGGAAAGCCCTCCGGCTGAAGGAAGAAGTGGACGCCTTCCTTTCGGAAGCCCAGGAAAAGGGCTGGATCCGGCCCCGGGGGATGTACCGCTTTTTCCCCGCCCAGGGGGAAGGGAACGACATCCTCATCTATGATCCCCGGGAGCCGGCGCGGGTGCTGGAACGGTTTTCGTTCCCCCGGCAGAAAAAGGAGCCGTACCTCTGTCTGGCGGACTTTCTCCGACCGGTCGGGTCCGGGGAAATGGATGCGGTGGGCTTCCTGGTGGTGACGGCGGGTGCGGGGATCCGGGAGCGGGCCGAGCGTTGGAAGGAGCGCGGCGATTACTTCCGGTCCCACCTGCTTCAGGCGGCGGCCCTGGAATTGGCGGAGGCCTTCGCCGAACGGCTCCATCAGATCATGCGGGAACGGTGGGGATTTCCGGATCCGCCGGAAATGACGATGAAACAGCGGTTCGCCGCCCGGTACCAGGGAATCCGCGTTTCCTTCGGCTATCCCGCCTGCCCGGATCTGGAGGATCAGGTAAAGCTGTTCCGGCTGATGGAGCCGGAGGCGATCGGCGTCCGGCTGACGGAGGGGTACATGATGGAACCGGAAGCGTCGGTGTCGGCGATGGTTTTTTCCCATCCCGAGGCCCGTTATTTCAGCGTGTTGTGA
- a CDS encoding VOC family protein, translating into MRIKVTSVFVDDQEKALRFYTEVLGFVKKRDLPAGGARWLTVVSPEGPDDLELLLEPNWNPAVQINGRPAAAVFQRTLYEAGIPCTVFYVENLQKECERLKKRGVTFAVEPVKTEGGYQAVIDDTCGNLIMLFQEEVSG; encoded by the coding sequence ATGAGAATCAAAGTGACCAGCGTTTTTGTGGACGACCAGGAGAAGGCCCTTCGGTTTTACACGGAGGTTTTGGGCTTTGTGAAGAAACGGGACCTTCCGGCGGGAGGGGCCCGGTGGCTGACGGTGGTTTCACCCGAAGGGCCCGACGATCTCGAATTGCTGCTGGAACCGAACTGGAATCCCGCCGTCCAAATCAACGGCCGGCCCGCCGCCGCGGTGTTCCAGAGAACTCTCTACGAGGCGGGAATCCCTTGCACCGTGTTTTATGTGGAGAATCTGCAGAAGGAGTGCGAGCGGCTGAAGAAACGGGGGGTCACCTTCGCCGTGGAACCCGTCAAAACCGAAGGGGGGTACCAAGCCGTCATCGATGACACCTGCGGCAACCTCATCATGCTTTTCCAGGAGGAGGTGAGCGGATAA
- a CDS encoding bifunctional homocysteine S-methyltransferase/methylenetetrahydrofolate reductase, whose protein sequence is MGEKRCLKEHLKEHLLVGDGAMATYLYQQGVPVGLCYEELCLTRPDLIREVHRAYFEAGARFLETNTYGANRERLARYGLEGKVTRINRAAVTLAREVAGTEAFVAGAIGSILAGRVPRYDEDEYRDMYEEQATALLHAGADAILLETFLDLEELLLAVEVIRPLTEAPLIAQLALIEVGRTRDGYPLTEAFRRLKEAGVDGVGLNCRLGPAECLRSLEQAVVPEGLYLSAFPNAGRLGITDGEYRYKSSPEYFRESALRLREQGVRLIGGCCGTTPRHIRAMAEALKGLSPLPRINPEDASPEGESVSLAVQPPRKDPAITEKVRTGRTVIVEYDPPRDLDIDRFLHGAARLKEAGADAITLADNSMATARMSNMALGAILKSRGIEPLVHITCRDRNLIGQQSHLMGLWALGIDQVLVVTGDPTRIGDLPGASSVYDVSSFDLIRMVKQLNEGISFSGKPLKQRARFVVGAAFNPHVHNLEAAVRRLEKKVEAGADFVMTQPVYDPETIRRIHEATRHVGIPVFLGIMPLTGFRNALFLHNEVPGIKIAPEVMERLRRCRDKEEGRREGVAIARELVDAALEYFQGIYLITPFFHWRMTAELTRHIRERDRRHAAVGE, encoded by the coding sequence GTGGGGGAGAAGCGATGTCTGAAGGAACACCTCAAGGAGCATCTGCTTGTCGGGGACGGGGCGATGGCCACCTATTTGTACCAGCAGGGAGTGCCGGTCGGTCTTTGCTATGAAGAACTGTGCCTGACCCGGCCGGACCTGATCCGGGAAGTGCACCGGGCGTACTTCGAGGCGGGAGCCCGGTTTCTGGAAACCAACACCTACGGGGCCAACCGGGAACGGCTCGCCCGTTACGGCCTGGAGGGGAAAGTGACCCGGATCAACCGCGCCGCCGTCACCCTGGCCCGGGAAGTGGCGGGGACGGAAGCCTTCGTGGCGGGGGCGATCGGCTCGATCCTGGCGGGGCGGGTCCCGCGCTACGACGAGGATGAATACCGGGACATGTACGAAGAGCAGGCGACGGCCCTGCTCCATGCCGGAGCGGACGCCATTCTGCTGGAAACCTTTCTGGACCTGGAGGAGCTGCTGCTGGCGGTGGAGGTGATTCGTCCCCTGACGGAGGCTCCCCTCATCGCCCAACTGGCCCTGATCGAGGTGGGAAGGACCCGGGACGGCTACCCGCTGACGGAAGCCTTTCGACGGCTGAAGGAGGCCGGCGTCGACGGAGTGGGTCTCAATTGCCGGCTGGGGCCTGCGGAGTGCCTTCGTTCCCTGGAGCAGGCGGTGGTGCCGGAGGGCCTTTACTTGTCCGCCTTTCCCAACGCCGGCCGCCTGGGGATCACCGACGGCGAGTACCGCTACAAGTCGTCGCCGGAGTATTTCCGGGAGAGCGCCCTGAGGCTGCGGGAGCAGGGGGTTCGCCTGATCGGCGGCTGCTGCGGGACGACGCCGCGGCACATCCGGGCGATGGCCGAAGCCCTGAAAGGGCTTTCCCCCCTGCCTCGGATCAATCCGGAGGATGCTTCCCCCGAAGGGGAGTCCGTCTCCCTCGCGGTTCAGCCGCCCCGGAAAGATCCGGCCATCACCGAAAAGGTAAGGACCGGCCGGACGGTGATTGTCGAATACGATCCTCCCCGCGATCTGGATATCGACCGCTTTCTTCACGGCGCGGCCCGGTTGAAGGAGGCCGGAGCCGACGCGATCACCCTGGCGGACAATTCGATGGCGACGGCCCGGATGAGCAACATGGCCCTCGGAGCCATATTGAAATCCCGGGGCATCGAGCCCCTGGTTCACATCACCTGCCGGGACCGCAACCTGATCGGGCAACAGTCCCATCTGATGGGGCTGTGGGCGCTGGGGATCGACCAGGTGCTGGTGGTGACCGGGGATCCGACGCGGATCGGCGACCTGCCGGGGGCCAGTTCCGTCTACGATGTCTCCTCCTTCGACCTGATCCGGATGGTGAAGCAACTGAACGAGGGGATCTCCTTTTCCGGAAAACCCCTCAAACAGCGGGCCCGTTTCGTGGTCGGGGCCGCCTTCAATCCCCACGTGCACAATCTGGAGGCCGCCGTCCGCCGGTTGGAGAAAAAGGTGGAGGCCGGGGCCGATTTCGTCATGACCCAGCCGGTGTACGACCCCGAAACCATCAGGCGGATTCATGAGGCGACCCGGCATGTCGGCATTCCCGTCTTCCTCGGGATCATGCCCCTTACCGGGTTTCGGAACGCCCTTTTTCTGCACAACGAGGTGCCGGGCATCAAAATCGCCCCGGAAGTCATGGAGCGGCTGCGCCGGTGCCGGGACAAGGAGGAGGGCCGCCGGGAAGGGGTGGCCATCGCCCGGGAGCTGGTGGACGCGGCTCTGGAATACTTCCAGGGAATCTATTTGATCACCCCTTTCTTCCACTGGCGGATGACCGCCGAATTGACCCGTCACATCCGGGAGCGGGACAGGCGGCATGCGGCAGTGGGGGAGTGA
- a CDS encoding ABC transporter permease encodes MNTALRILLKSALRDRISLFWSVVFPVGLLIGLGVVFDSPEYRGRLLAGTAAMGVFFWALFGIAFENLSHRNRGVYKLLRATPFPTVAFVLSLTIARALVALLSGAVVVATGAIAFGVDVGWGESLLMLPVLLAGTFCFTGLGFLVANLAGNEAQVSMICNLFSLPMLFVSEAFYSLDGSPRWLQELSRFLPFSHFVDAFRHSLEGDASGIVLPILILLAFAVLFLVLAVVTFRWDAEGGKMLAGRMKP; translated from the coding sequence ATGAACACGGCATTGCGGATTCTTTTGAAGAGCGCCTTGCGCGACCGGATTTCCCTGTTTTGGTCGGTGGTTTTTCCGGTGGGCCTGTTGATCGGGCTCGGGGTTGTCTTCGACTCGCCGGAATATCGCGGCCGGCTGCTGGCCGGGACGGCGGCGATGGGGGTGTTTTTCTGGGCGCTGTTCGGCATCGCCTTTGAAAACTTGTCCCATCGGAACCGGGGAGTTTACAAGTTACTCCGGGCGACTCCTTTTCCGACGGTCGCCTTTGTTTTAAGCCTGACGATCGCCCGGGCCCTGGTTGCCCTGTTGAGCGGCGCCGTTGTGGTCGCGACCGGAGCGATCGCCTTCGGCGTGGACGTCGGATGGGGAGAAAGCTTGCTGATGCTTCCGGTGCTGCTCGCCGGAACCTTCTGCTTTACCGGCCTCGGCTTTTTGGTGGCCAATCTGGCGGGAAACGAAGCCCAGGTGAGCATGATTTGCAACCTCTTTTCCCTGCCGATGCTCTTTGTCAGCGAAGCCTTTTATTCGCTGGACGGATCGCCCCGCTGGTTGCAGGAGCTGAGTCGGTTTTTGCCCTTTTCCCATTTTGTGGACGCTTTCCGCCACTCGCTGGAAGGCGATGCGTCGGGAATCGTCCTGCCGATCCTGATTCTGTTGGCGTTCGCCGTCCTGTTTTTGGTACTGGCGGTGGTCACCTTTCGCTGGGATGCGGAGGGGGGGAAGATGCTGGCCGGTCGGATGAAGCCGTGA
- a CDS encoding ABC transporter ATP-binding protein, producing the protein MEILRVKLERAGYARGREILRDVAFSLRSGEMVGLIGPNGAGKSTAIKAILGFLGHVEGRVHLKEGCRYGYIPEHPVFYEDLTVWEHLELAASVWGMPRAAFEGRALELLERFQLKEARHHLPRSLSKGMQQKLMIVAGFLLQPDLYVVDEPFIGLDPRATKTLLQLLEEERGRGAAVLLSTHVLDTAEKICDSFLLLHQGRCVAQGSLNRLRRQIGREGASLMDCFEAFTSV; encoded by the coding sequence ATGGAGATCTTGCGGGTCAAGCTGGAGCGGGCGGGTTACGCCCGGGGGCGGGAGATATTGCGCGATGTGGCGTTCTCCCTGCGCTCCGGGGAGATGGTGGGGCTGATCGGACCCAACGGCGCCGGAAAAAGCACCGCCATCAAAGCCATTCTGGGTTTTCTCGGACACGTGGAGGGACGGGTGCACCTTAAGGAGGGATGCCGATACGGTTACATCCCCGAACACCCGGTCTTTTACGAAGACCTGACCGTGTGGGAACATCTCGAGCTGGCCGCCTCCGTCTGGGGCATGCCGCGGGCGGCCTTTGAAGGGAGGGCTCTGGAGCTTTTGGAGCGGTTTCAACTCAAGGAGGCGAGGCATCATCTTCCCCGGTCCCTTTCCAAGGGGATGCAGCAGAAGCTGATGATTGTGGCGGGCTTCCTGCTGCAACCCGACCTCTATGTGGTGGACGAGCCCTTTATCGGACTGGATCCGCGGGCGACAAAGACGCTGCTTCAGCTGCTTGAGGAGGAGCGGGGGCGGGGGGCGGCCGTCCTGCTCTCCACGCACGTTCTGGACACGGCGGAAAAAATCTGCGATTCCTTCCTCTTGCTCCATCAGGGGCGGTGCGTCGCCCAGGGGAGCCTGAATCGGCTTCGACGGCAAATCGGGCGGGAGGGCGCCTCGCTGATGGACTGTTTTGAAGCATTCACCTCGGTTTAA